A part of Podarcis muralis chromosome 13, rPodMur119.hap1.1, whole genome shotgun sequence genomic DNA contains:
- the LOC114581804 gene encoding uncharacterized protein LOC114581804: MEKLTLPPQDKKLKPPSITTIVDLKPQSKKKLKDSLSYVSAKSTYSMRSVRNLPAPAKVPLQRPPSPKVKPETVDKGTQCKLMLMRKLQVLPRTPSPQRRRVQRAKPPTADKATQINSNYGRLEKRPPVLIKKKKTGETTINKTFPSKTKPSILRKEGDSCYDNICTEDSMTIKKGKKAKAVYNFHITVYEGENEMDSMCKAGPRWEESASSSGLSKACTVFSTLKSGMIHTSDLLLTLHTLGILVTNAEMRRTLRHVKVTASGTLDFSEFLEVVNNTSPFTDTEDFQTILWIFRKINKGMVAVDDLETVLIGLGVNLNNEQIQQALRCTEVKNGNVDILSFLQTAWGLQRGFEEEGLQYECDTMDVSPFRDVTELVNADARWRKKYCNEDYIATKCPIPLMTLSCSNKDLVFAPPRRRLSWKSDQKRPSTVISSKEGDIGIKPTKSQSDATDLRSSRSTSSVRNTEGGDKDYDAMEVTEAQTGSTGQTDTIQEEEEQQQ; this comes from the exons ATGGAGAAACTGACACTACCGCCTCAAGACAAAAAATTAAAGCCGCCTTCTATTACCACCATTGTGGATTTAAAACCGCAGTCCAAAAAGAAGCTGAAGGATTCCCTCTCCTACGTCTCTGCTAAATCCACTTATTCAAT GCGATCTGTACGGAATTTGCCAGCGCCTGCAAAGGTCCCACTTCAGAGACCCCCTTCTCCCAAAGTAAAACCTGAAACTGTTGATAAAGGAACTCAG TGCAAGCTGATGCTCATGCGGAAATTGCAGGTGCTTCCGAGGACGCCGTCCCCTCAGAGACGCCGTGTACAGAGAGCAAAGCCCCCAACTGCTGATAAAGCGACCCAG ATTAACTCCAACTATGGGAGGTTGGAGAAGAGACCGCCTGTTTTgatcaaaaagaagaaaacagggGAAACGACCATTAACAAGACTTTTCCAAGCAAGACCAAGCCATCCATATTGCGTAAAGAAGGTGACAGCTGTTATGACAA TATCTGCACGGAGGATTCCATGACTATTAAAAAGGGCAA GAAAGCTAAAGCTGTATACAATTTCCACATAACTGTTTATGAAGGGGAGAATGAAATGGATTCGATGTGTAAGGCGGGACCTAGATGGGAAG AGTCTGCATCCTCTTCAGGGCTCTCCaaggcctgcactgttttcagCACACTTAAGTCCGGAATGATTCACACCAGCGATCTCCTCTTGACTTTGCACACACTGGGCATCCTAGTGACCAATGCTGAAATGCGTCGGACGCTGAGGCATGTCAAGGTGACCG CATCTGGGACTCTGGATTTCTCTGAATTCTTGGAAGTTGTGAACAATACCTCGCCTTTCACAGACACAGAGG ATTTCCAGACTATTCTTTGGATtttcaggaaaataaataaaggtatGGTGGCCGTTGATGACTTGGAAACAGTCTTGATAGGCCTGGGAGTCAACTTGAACAACGAGCAGATACAACAGGCACTGAGATGCACTGAAGTTA AGAATGGGAATGTGGACATCTTGAGCTTCCTTCAGACTGCGTGGGGACTGCAAAGAGGCTTTGAGGAAGAAG GTTTGCAGTATGAATGCGACACCATGGACGTGAGCCCTTTCCGTGATGTGACTGAGCTTGTCAATGCAGACGCTAGATGGAGGAAGAAATACTGCAATGAGGATTACATCGCTACCAAGTGCCCCATCCCCCTGATGACATTGTCATGTTCAAATAAAGACCTTGTTTTTGCCCCGCCGCGGAGAAGGTTGTCCTGGAAGTCTGACCAGAAGAGGCCCAGCACTGTCATCTCATCAAAAGAGGGAGATATAGGCATCAAGCCAACAAAATCTCAGTCGGATGCTACTGACCTGAGAAGTTCCAGATCTACATCTTCTGTGCGTAACACAGAGGGAGGAGATAAAGACTATGACGCCATGGAGGTGACAGAGGCACAGACAGGCTCTACTGGCCAGACAGACACcatccaggaagaagaagaacaacaacaataa